The Terriglobus tenax genome contains a region encoding:
- a CDS encoding tetratricopeptide repeat protein: MKSLLLVFALAPALHAITWQECRSMEKHGKDTFACYTQLTHTNDPAMRAEGFWGLGNYEQANAEFREAIASQNSGPAVRVRWGLLFHERFNDVEAVNLFQEALTKDPNNASAYYGLALVSANGFDGRAPQYLAKALELNPKSAEAHELAADMALENSDRETAAKQADEAIALSPDALDAMAVHAAIELLADRPPDAWLTKINAVNAKYGTGYARIGYHLVQNRRYDDGVTYYRKAIALQPNLWAAHAQLGINLMRLGQQEEPEKELQLAYENGYRDAATVNSLRLLDSYKNFQTFTDDTTILKLNKKEAELLQPYFSAEMHRAMAVYEKKYQITLKGKVQLEVYPDHEDFAVRTMGMPGLGALGVTFGQVVAMDSPSGRKPGEFHWASTLWHELSHVYVLSATNHRVPRWFTEALAVHEETQASPEWGDRVTPEILLAIRDKKLLPVAELDRGFIYPQYPSQVIVSYFQGGSICDYISERWGESKLLEIVHAYTKLMPTPEVIQTTLGESAEQFDKDYAVWLDKQLGEVVKNFDTWRKQFTELAQHAKSKDYAFVSANGQKVIALYPQYIGDASAYELLATAQMSGNDKMGAAKTLLAYEKMGGHDPSTLKQLATLEEEAGDKSAAAATLERLNYVYPTRDDDLHRRLGSLWLSLKNYDGAVREYSAVIALHPLDTAGAQYSLAQAYMAKGDRGKAEEAVLAALEAAPSYRPAQLLLLQLHDGSATAQPKTN; the protein is encoded by the coding sequence ATGAAGAGCCTCCTCCTGGTATTTGCACTTGCGCCTGCGCTGCACGCAATAACGTGGCAGGAGTGCCGTTCCATGGAGAAGCATGGCAAGGACACCTTTGCCTGCTACACGCAACTTACGCACACGAATGACCCTGCAATGCGCGCCGAGGGCTTCTGGGGACTGGGAAACTACGAGCAGGCAAATGCCGAATTCCGCGAGGCGATCGCTTCACAAAACAGTGGGCCAGCGGTTCGCGTGCGCTGGGGTCTACTTTTTCATGAACGCTTCAACGATGTCGAAGCGGTGAATCTCTTCCAGGAAGCGCTCACCAAAGATCCGAACAACGCGTCCGCTTATTATGGTCTGGCGCTGGTCAGTGCCAACGGATTTGATGGGCGCGCTCCACAGTACCTTGCGAAGGCTCTGGAGCTCAACCCAAAATCTGCCGAAGCCCACGAACTGGCTGCCGATATGGCGCTGGAAAACTCTGACCGGGAAACCGCCGCCAAGCAGGCCGATGAAGCCATCGCACTATCACCCGATGCACTCGATGCCATGGCGGTCCATGCTGCGATAGAACTTCTGGCTGACAGGCCACCGGATGCATGGCTCACTAAAATCAATGCCGTCAATGCGAAATACGGCACCGGCTATGCGCGCATTGGCTATCACCTGGTGCAGAACCGCCGTTACGACGATGGTGTCACCTACTACCGCAAAGCAATTGCCCTACAGCCGAACCTATGGGCGGCACATGCACAGCTTGGCATTAACCTGATGCGTCTTGGGCAGCAAGAAGAGCCGGAGAAGGAGCTGCAGCTTGCCTATGAAAACGGCTATCGCGACGCTGCGACAGTAAACAGCCTGCGTCTTCTGGACAGCTACAAGAATTTCCAGACATTCACCGATGACACAACCATCCTGAAGCTCAACAAGAAAGAAGCAGAACTGCTTCAGCCTTACTTCTCAGCCGAGATGCACCGCGCCATGGCGGTTTACGAGAAAAAGTACCAGATCACATTGAAAGGCAAAGTACAGCTTGAGGTATACCCCGACCACGAGGACTTTGCCGTGCGCACGATGGGAATGCCGGGGCTGGGCGCTCTCGGTGTGACCTTTGGCCAGGTTGTAGCGATGGATAGCCCCTCCGGCCGCAAACCGGGCGAGTTCCACTGGGCCAGCACGCTATGGCACGAACTGAGCCACGTCTATGTACTCTCTGCTACGAACCATCGTGTACCGCGCTGGTTCACCGAGGCCCTTGCCGTCCATGAAGAGACGCAGGCATCGCCAGAATGGGGCGACCGCGTTACGCCGGAGATCTTGCTGGCCATTCGCGACAAAAAGCTGCTGCCCGTGGCAGAGCTTGACCGCGGCTTTATCTATCCGCAGTACCCGTCGCAGGTTATCGTCAGCTACTTCCAGGGTGGAAGCATCTGCGACTACATCAGTGAGCGATGGGGTGAAAGCAAGCTGCTGGAGATCGTACATGCATATACGAAGTTGATGCCCACGCCAGAGGTGATTCAGACCACTCTTGGCGAATCTGCCGAACAGTTCGACAAAGATTACGCAGTGTGGCTGGACAAGCAGCTCGGCGAAGTTGTGAAGAATTTCGACACCTGGCGTAAGCAATTTACCGAGCTGGCACAACACGCAAAGTCAAAAGACTACGCCTTCGTCTCCGCCAATGGACAGAAGGTGATCGCACTGTACCCGCAATACATCGGCGATGCCAGTGCGTATGAACTCCTGGCAACGGCACAGATGAGCGGCAACGATAAGATGGGCGCCGCAAAGACGCTGCTGGCGTATGAAAAGATGGGCGGTCACGACCCGTCTACCCTGAAACAGTTGGCAACTCTGGAAGAAGAAGCCGGAGATAAGTCCGCCGCTGCAGCCACGCTGGAACGACTGAATTATGTGTATCCCACCAGAGACGACGACCTGCACCGCCGGCTTGGCAGCTTGTGGCTCTCGCTCAAGAATTATGACGGCGCGGTGCGGGAGTACTCCGCTGTGATCGCTCTACATCCACTGGATACTGCTGGTGCGCAGTACTCCCTGGCGCAGGCTTACATGGCGAAGGGTGATCGCGGCAAAGCCGAAGAAGCCGTGCTGGCAGCGCTGGAAGCTGCCCCCTCCTACCGGCCAGCTCAATTGTTATTGCTTCAACTGCATGACGGCAGCGCAACGGCGCAGCCGAAGACCAACTAA
- a CDS encoding AAA family ATPase gives METALNSLDAAELEKRIQRFHAVRDGILAQVRKVIVGQDEVLDQILTALFVGGHCLLTGMPGTAKTLTVKTIAEALGLTFKRIQFTPDLMPSDITGTDIIEEDPATGHRTWTFVPGPIFGNVVLADEINRTPPKTQAALLEAMQERSCTVRGHVYQLPSPFFVLATQNPIELEGTYPLPEAQLDRFLFNTVLDYLSADDEVKVVDMTTATLAPKIEAVTSAEELLELQQLVRMVPIAESLARYAVNLVRATRFKSDNAPDFVKKYVNYGGSIRAAQFLVLAAKARALANKRYHVTYDDLRSLATPVLRHRILLNFHAESERIDTDEILRRLIAHLPAPKEA, from the coding sequence ATGGAGACCGCACTGAATAGCCTGGATGCAGCCGAACTGGAAAAGCGGATTCAACGATTTCATGCCGTACGCGACGGCATCCTGGCGCAGGTGCGCAAGGTCATTGTCGGCCAGGATGAGGTACTCGATCAGATTCTTACCGCGCTGTTCGTTGGCGGGCACTGCCTGCTGACCGGTATGCCCGGCACGGCGAAGACGCTGACGGTCAAAACGATAGCGGAAGCGCTCGGGCTTACCTTCAAGCGCATTCAGTTCACACCTGACCTGATGCCGTCAGACATCACGGGCACCGACATTATCGAAGAAGACCCGGCGACCGGACACCGCACCTGGACCTTCGTCCCGGGCCCGATCTTCGGCAACGTGGTGCTGGCTGACGAAATCAACCGCACTCCCCCCAAGACACAGGCGGCCTTACTTGAAGCGATGCAGGAACGCTCCTGCACGGTGCGTGGCCACGTCTACCAGTTGCCTTCGCCCTTCTTCGTACTCGCAACACAGAATCCGATTGAGTTGGAAGGGACCTATCCATTGCCGGAAGCACAGCTTGACCGCTTCCTGTTCAACACCGTGCTTGACTACCTGTCCGCAGATGACGAGGTGAAGGTCGTCGATATGACCACGGCGACGCTTGCACCGAAGATCGAAGCCGTTACATCTGCCGAAGAATTGCTCGAACTGCAGCAGCTTGTCCGCATGGTTCCGATTGCGGAGTCGCTGGCGCGCTATGCGGTTAACCTTGTCCGAGCCACGCGCTTCAAGAGTGACAACGCTCCGGACTTCGTAAAGAAGTATGTCAACTACGGCGGCAGCATTCGTGCCGCACAGTTCCTGGTACTTGCGGCCAAGGCGCGCGCACTGGCCAACAAGCGGTATCACGTGACGTATGACGATTTGAGATCACTGGCCACGCCCGTGCTGCGCCATCGCATCCTGCTCAACTTCCATGCCGAGAGCGAGCGCATCGACACCGATGAGATCCTGCGCCGTCTCATCGCTCACCTGCCTGCACCCAAGGAAGCATGA
- a CDS encoding DUF58 domain-containing protein: MMQRFLDPAVLAGIGNLELLARTVVDGFVAGLHRSADFGFSQEFAEYRAYTPGEDPRHIDWNLFARTERTYLKRYRGETNSQMTVLLDASNSMKYSSHKVSKMDYARYAAAALMYMSIKYQRDAAGIIVFDDDIRESVRPSTRQGQLYRVLAVLDRAEPAARTNFNNPMRHAHELLRRRGMVMVFSDFFGDPEEMITSIEPLRYQGSEVTLFQVLDPKELKPELRGPSVLEDMETGQVMEVIPDYAKHEYRRRLNEHLAAVESRARAAGMDYRLLVTDQPLDATLQAYLSLRKAAAA, encoded by the coding sequence ATGATGCAGCGATTCCTCGATCCCGCGGTTCTGGCCGGCATTGGCAACCTGGAGTTGCTTGCGCGTACGGTGGTGGACGGCTTTGTCGCCGGCCTGCACCGCTCTGCCGATTTTGGCTTCAGCCAGGAATTTGCCGAATACCGCGCCTATACTCCGGGCGAGGACCCGCGCCACATCGACTGGAATTTGTTTGCCCGTACAGAGCGCACTTATCTGAAGCGGTATCGTGGCGAGACCAACAGCCAGATGACCGTGCTCCTGGATGCCAGCAACTCGATGAAGTACAGCTCGCACAAGGTCAGCAAGATGGACTATGCCCGCTATGCAGCTGCCGCGCTGATGTACATGTCGATCAAGTATCAGCGAGATGCCGCCGGCATCATTGTCTTTGACGACGACATACGAGAGTCTGTTCGCCCATCCACCCGGCAAGGCCAGCTGTATCGCGTGCTGGCCGTGCTGGACCGTGCCGAACCGGCAGCACGCACGAACTTCAACAATCCCATGAGGCACGCACATGAGTTGCTGCGACGTCGCGGCATGGTGATGGTCTTCTCCGACTTCTTTGGCGATCCCGAAGAGATGATTACCTCCATCGAGCCGCTGCGTTATCAAGGCAGCGAAGTCACCCTGTTCCAGGTGCTCGATCCGAAAGAACTAAAGCCCGAGCTTCGCGGGCCCTCCGTTCTGGAGGACATGGAAACCGGCCAGGTAATGGAGGTCATCCCGGATTACGCGAAGCATGAGTATCGCCGTCGCTTGAATGAACATCTTGCCGCTGTCGAGTCGAGAGCCCGCGCCGCGGGCATGGATTATCGCCTGCTGGTGACCGACCAGCCGCTGGACGCCACGCTGCAGGCGTACCTGTCGCTGAGAAAGGCGGCCGCTGCCTGA
- a CDS encoding BatA domain-containing protein — MGFLAPWFLAGALAIGLPVYVHLLRRHKSIPLPFSSLMFFERGTQSSTKHRRLKFLLLFALRTLVVLLLALTFAAPFVRRPAAKANDRLLLIVVDHSLSMRSGTRLLEAKQQALSTLSSRRPGQKAQVMALGGQMEGLTQAIEDDETLRSAINSIQPGDGRSNFGDLGRGVRALEEATHIPIDLHLFSDMQRSSVPGNFAEMVLPESAKLLLHSVADRTEENWGIVSVDAPSQVADTKTARVRAVIAGYNTRAASKKVSLMIDGKAVSSKTVTLKENGNTTVEFTGLEVPYGLSQCSVTLDGGDALSADDLWRFAVRRSDPEHILMVRPALDTRTPLYVSAAIAAASQGAYLLQPMSADAVTESDPSKYAFVILSDVSTLPTAFENALRKYVQGGGNVLMSVGTNAGRQGKLSLLATATAQPHFYARGGDPIGIGDMDRTHPVLRETAGWSDARFSFAASVDANDARVLIKLTDGTPLLLDRQLGEGHVLVFASGFDNLTNDLPLSPAFVPFLDLTTRYLSGTERLSGARSVDEFVPLRSAAAGASQGASVDVIAPDGTRPLTLAEASTAQTLRLTSAGFYRVRFANGRDGLIGVNADTRESNLEILPPDVQQLWAGSATGNGNTASNPVQNSTVRVSLWWYAMVVLFLLALAESIVAGQYLGTQREEA, encoded by the coding sequence ATGGGATTCCTCGCGCCATGGTTTCTTGCGGGAGCACTCGCCATAGGTCTGCCGGTCTATGTGCATCTGCTGCGTCGCCATAAGAGCATTCCTTTACCGTTCAGTTCCCTGATGTTCTTCGAGCGGGGCACACAGAGCTCAACCAAACATCGCCGTTTGAAGTTCCTCCTGCTCTTTGCGCTGCGAACGCTGGTTGTTCTTCTACTGGCATTGACCTTCGCCGCGCCGTTTGTTCGCAGGCCCGCGGCAAAAGCCAATGACCGTCTTCTGCTGATCGTTGTCGACCACTCTCTGAGCATGCGCAGCGGAACACGCCTGTTGGAAGCGAAGCAGCAGGCGCTCAGCACGCTTAGCTCGCGGCGTCCCGGACAGAAGGCACAGGTCATGGCGCTCGGTGGGCAGATGGAAGGCCTTACCCAGGCAATTGAAGACGACGAAACACTCCGCTCTGCCATCAACAGCATTCAGCCCGGGGATGGCCGCTCAAACTTCGGCGACCTCGGCCGGGGCGTACGAGCTCTGGAAGAGGCCACACACATTCCGATTGATCTTCACCTGTTCAGCGACATGCAGCGCTCCAGCGTGCCCGGGAACTTTGCGGAGATGGTACTGCCTGAGTCTGCAAAGCTCCTGCTGCATTCCGTTGCAGACAGAACAGAAGAAAACTGGGGCATCGTCAGCGTGGACGCACCTTCGCAGGTCGCTGATACCAAGACAGCGCGCGTGCGTGCCGTCATTGCCGGGTACAACACCAGGGCAGCCAGCAAGAAGGTCTCACTGATGATCGATGGCAAAGCTGTCTCTTCAAAGACCGTCACCCTGAAAGAGAATGGCAATACCACGGTCGAGTTCACTGGGCTGGAAGTGCCTTACGGCTTGAGCCAATGCTCCGTGACCCTCGATGGCGGAGATGCTCTTTCCGCGGATGACCTGTGGCGATTCGCGGTGCGCCGTTCCGACCCCGAACACATCCTGATGGTCCGCCCGGCGCTCGATACACGAACCCCGCTTTACGTGAGTGCGGCCATTGCAGCAGCAAGTCAGGGAGCGTATCTGCTGCAGCCGATGAGCGCGGACGCCGTCACCGAATCCGATCCCTCAAAATATGCCTTCGTCATTCTGTCGGATGTCTCCACGTTGCCCACAGCCTTTGAGAACGCGCTGAGGAAGTACGTACAAGGCGGCGGCAACGTGCTGATGTCCGTCGGCACGAATGCGGGACGTCAGGGCAAGCTTTCTTTACTGGCCACGGCGACCGCGCAGCCGCATTTCTATGCCCGTGGCGGGGATCCGATAGGGATCGGCGATATGGACCGCACGCATCCCGTGCTGCGCGAAACAGCAGGATGGAGCGACGCGCGGTTCTCTTTCGCCGCAAGCGTGGATGCAAACGACGCAAGGGTTCTCATCAAGCTGACGGATGGCACTCCCCTGCTGCTTGACCGTCAACTTGGCGAGGGTCACGTACTTGTCTTCGCTTCAGGATTCGACAACCTGACGAACGATCTGCCACTTTCGCCTGCGTTTGTTCCTTTCCTTGATCTGACGACACGCTATCTTTCCGGAACAGAACGACTGAGCGGTGCGCGTTCCGTGGATGAGTTTGTCCCGCTGCGTTCTGCCGCGGCGGGAGCTTCGCAGGGCGCCAGTGTAGACGTGATCGCACCGGACGGTACGCGGCCACTTACGCTTGCGGAAGCCAGTACCGCGCAGACACTGCGATTGACCTCCGCGGGTTTTTATCGCGTGCGCTTTGCAAACGGTCGTGATGGCCTGATTGGCGTAAATGCTGACACACGCGAAAGTAACCTTGAGATTCTTCCGCCCGATGTCCAGCAACTCTGGGCAGGAAGTGCCACCGGCAACGGAAACACGGCCTCGAATCCCGTACAAAATAGCACGGTACGCGTCAGCCTGTGGTGGTACGCTATGGTCGTCCTCTTCCTGCTGGCTCTGGCGGAGTCTATTGTGGCCGGGCAGTACCTGGGTACGCAAAGGGAGGAAGCATGA
- a CDS encoding DUF4175 family protein, giving the protein MSRHQQLNAYIDSMERRLRVAATVRGAAVVAATALIVTVVAILILNAYAFPLSRLTTARLCMLLAIVVAATIALVIPLLRLTRKATVRQAEQAFPAFDDRLLTFSERQETNSGPFFELLAADTLAIAETAHPTDLVPQRTFYTLMGAGAASLGLLIWMIAAGPGYLGYGASLLWTGPKKNVAPLYDLRVLPGNAALRRNTDQLITAQLTGIQTDKVQLFARYQSSARWEPVPMRPLEGAPGYQFLFTALPENVEYYVSAGPLSSSHYTLRVVDMPQITAIKVNYKYPAWTGMKPQIDEHGGDLRAIEGTEAELEIHTDKPLHNGLLALDDGTLLKLSGGEGNTYRTTIKMQKDGAYHIAGIDDGQQVRLTEDYFVATNKAEPPTVAIEKPTNDYHASPIEEVTIKVKGSAEFGLNAMALHYSVNGGPEQTVPMLKANGLRQADGSQTISLENYKMQPGDVVSLYATAKDGHAEAKTDISFIQADPFEREFSQSQAGGGGGGGGGGQQQNQGEISRRQKELIAQTWKQQNDKTSTPKSSEDQSKFLADVQSKLRQQVDALSSRLESRDMTAANETFTSFEKDMQEASKAMVPAADKLRGQQWKDAIANEQKALQFLLRAEATFRQIQVAFGQRGGGGGGGGGSMGRDLATLLDLELDTAKNQYESAQTASPQEEKEKKVDEALQKLDALAKRQEELAQNERSNPQQSFQQRWQQEMLRREAEQLQKQMEQLAQNQNGQQQNGQQQSGSQPGQQGGQQSGQQSSQQRGQQSGSQGGSQRGDDPRVQQALDRLRRANDEMKRAATPQAGQPNAQQAANEAARRAAESLRQATGLMGGAQQQQASGKLDSLAQESDRIAKEERAQSDRIRQFVAEQNSKGPATTMQEMMERANARNRIADDRQKLSEDFSRLQNSLRSTARQLAPTQPGVSGKLRDALNASDQDGLDNRVQRTADWLRRGINPESNGTEESIRAGMDKLNQQVRQAANGVGSGGDPRQQRQNTGDQTAALGALDRFRSRIESLSNRNGNGQTGNRNGPQQGQSGQQGNGQQSGQNGQQGGQGRQGGGNQSGQQTSQAGNGAGGGRANSGDLGNSSNRGGGYDGGAAWGNVNTGNNQFDRSRRAGDPGDTNNPADLQQIIAQGMRDLNNLRQAAGNDQQAKKEIDDLQRQMQSLDPRRFPGNPEMVQHMSTEVLAQADKIELRLRQSAALDQGQIRSSKPKTAAPAYQDAVADYYRRLSKTQP; this is encoded by the coding sequence ATGAGCCGTCATCAGCAGCTCAACGCCTACATTGACAGTATGGAACGCCGTCTGCGCGTGGCTGCTACCGTACGTGGCGCAGCTGTCGTCGCAGCAACGGCGCTCATCGTTACCGTTGTTGCAATTCTCATCCTGAATGCGTATGCCTTCCCTCTCAGCAGGCTGACTACAGCCCGACTCTGCATGTTGCTGGCCATCGTAGTAGCTGCCACGATCGCACTCGTAATTCCGTTGCTGCGACTCACGCGCAAAGCTACCGTTCGCCAGGCGGAACAGGCCTTCCCTGCCTTCGACGACCGTCTTCTGACTTTTTCTGAGCGACAGGAGACGAACTCAGGTCCATTCTTTGAATTGCTGGCCGCCGACACGCTGGCCATTGCCGAGACCGCGCATCCCACTGACCTTGTACCGCAACGGACTTTCTATACCTTGATGGGCGCCGGTGCGGCCTCGCTCGGTCTTTTGATCTGGATGATCGCCGCCGGCCCGGGCTACCTGGGCTATGGAGCGTCTCTGCTATGGACAGGCCCGAAGAAGAATGTTGCTCCACTGTATGACCTGCGCGTGTTGCCTGGAAATGCTGCGCTGCGCCGCAATACCGACCAATTGATCACCGCGCAACTCACGGGCATTCAGACAGACAAGGTGCAGCTCTTTGCGCGCTACCAGAGCTCGGCCCGATGGGAGCCGGTGCCCATGCGACCGCTGGAGGGCGCTCCCGGATACCAGTTTCTCTTCACCGCGTTACCTGAAAATGTGGAGTACTACGTCAGCGCGGGACCACTTTCCAGCAGCCACTACACACTGCGCGTTGTCGACATGCCGCAGATTACCGCCATCAAGGTGAATTACAAGTATCCAGCCTGGACAGGCATGAAACCGCAGATCGATGAACATGGTGGCGATCTTCGTGCGATTGAAGGCACCGAGGCGGAGCTTGAGATCCATACGGACAAGCCGTTGCACAATGGCCTACTTGCACTGGATGACGGAACCTTGTTGAAGCTGAGCGGAGGCGAAGGCAATACGTATCGTACGACGATAAAGATGCAGAAGGATGGCGCGTACCACATTGCCGGCATCGACGATGGACAGCAGGTGCGCCTGACAGAAGACTACTTTGTTGCCACGAACAAGGCAGAGCCTCCTACCGTTGCAATTGAAAAGCCAACAAACGACTATCATGCAAGCCCGATTGAAGAGGTCACGATCAAGGTAAAGGGTTCGGCAGAGTTCGGCCTGAATGCCATGGCATTGCACTACTCCGTGAACGGTGGCCCTGAACAGACAGTACCCATGCTTAAGGCCAATGGACTTCGCCAGGCCGATGGCTCGCAGACCATCAGTCTGGAAAACTACAAGATGCAACCTGGCGATGTCGTCAGCCTTTATGCCACGGCAAAAGACGGCCACGCGGAGGCGAAGACCGATATCAGCTTTATCCAGGCCGACCCCTTTGAGCGCGAGTTCTCACAATCGCAGGCTGGTGGCGGAGGCGGCGGTGGGGGCGGCGGACAGCAACAGAACCAGGGGGAGATCTCCCGCCGGCAGAAAGAGCTGATCGCACAGACATGGAAACAGCAGAACGATAAGACCTCCACACCGAAGTCCAGCGAGGACCAGTCGAAGTTCCTGGCCGATGTACAGAGTAAGCTCCGGCAGCAGGTGGATGCTCTTTCCAGCCGCCTGGAAAGCCGAGACATGACCGCGGCCAATGAGACCTTTACCTCGTTTGAGAAAGACATGCAGGAAGCTTCGAAGGCCATGGTGCCCGCCGCCGATAAGCTGCGCGGCCAACAGTGGAAAGATGCAATTGCCAACGAGCAGAAGGCGCTCCAGTTCCTGCTGCGTGCCGAGGCTACCTTCCGCCAGATCCAGGTTGCCTTTGGCCAGCGCGGAGGTGGTGGCGGCGGTGGAGGAGGCTCCATGGGTCGCGATCTCGCAACATTGCTTGACCTGGAGCTTGATACGGCAAAGAACCAGTATGAGAGCGCACAGACCGCATCGCCGCAGGAAGAGAAAGAAAAGAAGGTCGATGAAGCTCTGCAGAAGCTTGATGCGCTTGCCAAGCGGCAGGAAGAGCTGGCACAGAACGAGCGCAGCAATCCGCAGCAGAGCTTCCAGCAGCGCTGGCAACAGGAGATGCTGCGCCGGGAAGCCGAGCAACTGCAAAAGCAGATGGAGCAACTCGCTCAGAACCAGAACGGGCAGCAGCAAAATGGCCAGCAGCAATCAGGTTCGCAGCCGGGCCAACAGGGCGGACAGCAGTCGGGTCAACAGAGCAGCCAGCAAAGGGGACAGCAATCAGGCTCCCAGGGCGGATCGCAGAGAGGGGATGATCCCCGCGTGCAGCAAGCACTCGATCGTCTGCGGCGTGCCAATGATGAGATGAAACGTGCGGCCACTCCACAGGCCGGCCAGCCCAACGCACAACAGGCGGCCAATGAAGCAGCTCGCCGCGCAGCCGAGTCGCTCCGTCAGGCGACCGGCTTGATGGGAGGAGCTCAGCAGCAACAGGCCAGCGGCAAGCTGGACTCGCTGGCACAGGAGTCTGACCGCATTGCCAAAGAGGAGCGCGCGCAATCTGACCGTATCCGCCAGTTTGTCGCCGAGCAAAACAGCAAAGGTCCTGCAACCACCATGCAGGAGATGATGGAGCGAGCCAACGCGCGCAACCGCATTGCCGACGACCGGCAGAAACTGTCTGAAGACTTCTCGCGGCTGCAGAACAGCCTTCGCAGCACGGCGCGACAACTAGCACCAACACAGCCCGGCGTGTCCGGTAAGCTGCGGGATGCTCTGAACGCTTCCGATCAGGATGGTCTGGACAACCGCGTACAGCGCACGGCCGACTGGCTTCGCCGGGGCATCAACCCGGAATCGAACGGTACGGAAGAGAGCATCCGCGCGGGCATGGACAAACTGAACCAGCAGGTGCGACAGGCGGCCAATGGTGTTGGCTCCGGCGGTGATCCGCGTCAGCAGCGGCAGAATACGGGAGACCAGACCGCCGCCCTGGGCGCTCTGGATCGTTTCCGTAGCCGCATCGAATCGCTTTCCAACCGCAATGGCAATGGACAGACCGGCAACCGCAACGGACCACAGCAGGGCCAAAGTGGCCAGCAAGGCAATGGGCAACAGTCTGGCCAGAACGGACAACAAGGCGGACAGGGCCGGCAAGGCGGCGGGAATCAAAGCGGCCAGCAGACATCGCAGGCCGGCAATGGCGCAGGCGGCGGGCGCGCAAACAGTGGCGACCTGGGCAACTCCTCCAACCGCGGTGGCGGCTACGATGGCGGTGCAGCGTGGGGCAATGTGAATACCGGCAATAATCAGTTCGACCGTTCGCGCCGTGCCGGAGACCCGGGCGATACGAACAACCCCGCCGACCTGCAGCAGATTATCGCGCAGGGGATGCGTGACCTTAACAACCTGCGCCAAGCCGCTGGCAACGATCAACAGGCAAAGAAAGAGATCGACGACCTGCAGCGGCAGATGCAGAGCCTTGATCCACGGCGCTTCCCTGGCAATCCTGAGATGGTGCAGCACATGAGCACCGAGGTGCTGGCCCAGGCTGACAAGATCGAGTTGCGCCTGCGGCAGAGTGCGGCGCTGGATCAGGGTCAGATACGTAGCTCAAAACCAAAGACAGCCGCCCCTGCATACCAGGACGCGGTGGCCGACTACTATCGCCGCCTGAGCAAGACACAGCCATAA
- a CDS encoding ChbG/HpnK family deacetylase yields MQQLIINADDFGQAPGINLAIAELYDAGALTSATLMANGAAFEEAMALAKQRPGLGVGCHVVLLDGNPVLSPEMVPSLLGSDRLTFRPTLSLFVRDLAMGRIREEDIEREAVAQIRKLQQADLQVTHVDTHKHMHAFSRVRRPLLRAMEACGLDCLRNPFEEEWSMRLSAAPWLRQFQTRAMRYRSGRSFWNDAVAHTMAAPDACIGIAATGTLHSVTIERWLEVLPEGIWEIACHPGYRDTVLASQRTRLQSEREIELRALLETLPRILRQRRDIQPMHFGNLAAARVQRDGFSHSTC; encoded by the coding sequence GTGCAGCAACTGATCATTAACGCAGACGACTTCGGCCAGGCTCCTGGCATCAACCTCGCCATTGCCGAGCTGTACGATGCCGGAGCACTGACCTCCGCGACACTGATGGCCAACGGCGCAGCCTTCGAAGAAGCCATGGCGCTGGCAAAACAGCGGCCAGGTCTGGGTGTGGGATGCCACGTCGTATTGCTGGACGGAAATCCGGTTCTTTCTCCGGAAATGGTTCCCTCTTTACTGGGCTCTGATCGGCTGACCTTTCGCCCGACGCTCTCGCTGTTCGTCCGCGACCTTGCCATGGGCCGCATTCGCGAAGAAGACATCGAACGGGAAGCTGTAGCGCAGATCAGAAAACTCCAACAGGCTGACCTGCAGGTGACGCATGTCGACACCCATAAGCATATGCACGCCTTCTCCCGTGTCCGCAGACCGTTGCTGCGCGCCATGGAAGCGTGTGGTCTGGACTGTCTTCGCAATCCCTTCGAAGAGGAATGGAGTATGCGGCTTTCCGCGGCACCATGGCTGCGTCAGTTCCAGACGCGGGCTATGCGATATCGCTCGGGGCGTTCCTTCTGGAACGATGCTGTTGCGCATACCATGGCCGCGCCCGATGCCTGCATCGGCATTGCGGCAACCGGAACACTTCACTCCGTAACAATCGAGAGATGGCTTGAAGTCCTTCCCGAAGGGATATGGGAGATTGCCTGTCATCCTGGATACCGGGATACTGTTCTGGCATCGCAACGGACACGTCTGCAGAGCGAACGAGAGATAGAACTACGCGCGTTGCTGGAGACGCTTCCCCGCATCCTGCGGCAGCGTAGGGACATCCAACCTATGCACTTTGGCAATCTCGCAGCCGCCCGCGTTCAGCGTGATGGCTTCTCTCACTCTACCTGCTAA